A genomic region of Gimesia chilikensis contains the following coding sequences:
- the lptB gene encoding LPS export ABC transporter ATP-binding protein, which translates to MPLLECVGLVKDYPGKRAVDGVDFFVERGEIVGLLGPNGAGKTTTFRMACGMVAPTKGRVYLEDTDVTSWPMYKRARKGMGYLPQDESVFVKLSIEDNIYAILEFLDLNRRQRRETVDRLLDQFGLTAKRKQIASTLSGGERRRLEIARCLASSPELILLDEPFTGIDPVTIHDIQDIIADLRDSGISILLTDHRERETLTITDRSYIISAGQVLVSGDAETVLSDESAQALYFGKRFDKGSIIEGREAFGTRGFERDAA; encoded by the coding sequence ATGCCATTGCTGGAATGCGTCGGTCTGGTCAAGGATTATCCGGGTAAACGGGCCGTCGACGGCGTCGATTTTTTCGTGGAACGGGGTGAAATCGTCGGTCTGCTGGGACCCAACGGGGCCGGTAAGACGACCACCTTCCGCATGGCTTGCGGAATGGTTGCTCCTACGAAAGGCCGTGTCTACCTGGAAGATACCGATGTCACCTCCTGGCCCATGTACAAACGGGCGCGGAAGGGCATGGGGTACCTGCCTCAGGATGAGAGTGTCTTCGTCAAACTCTCGATTGAAGACAACATCTACGCCATCCTGGAGTTCCTCGACTTGAATCGCCGTCAGCGACGCGAGACTGTCGATCGACTGCTGGATCAGTTCGGATTGACCGCTAAGCGGAAGCAGATCGCTTCGACCCTCTCCGGGGGGGAACGCCGGCGTCTGGAAATTGCCCGCTGCCTGGCAAGCTCTCCGGAACTGATTCTGCTGGACGAACCTTTCACCGGGATTGACCCGGTTACGATTCATGATATTCAGGATATCATTGCCGACCTGCGTGACAGTGGGATTTCAATTCTGTTGACGGACCACCGTGAACGTGAGACGCTGACCATTACTGACCGCAGCTATATCATCAGCGCGGGACAGGTACTCGTCAGTGGGGACGCGGAAACCGTGCTCAGCGACGAATCAGCCCAGGCGCTGTACTTCGGTAAGCGGTTCGACAAGGGCTCGATTATTGAAGGTCGCGAAGCCTTTGGAACCCGCGGATTTGAACGAGATGCTGCCTGA
- a CDS encoding DUF6677 family protein, with protein sequence MADSQNHIELKNPAVAAVLGFLIPGAGHFYQGRTFKGAIYCFCILSTFFCGMALGDWKTVYYQSWQGKRNLGYFAQVGVGLPALPALVQNSRFHKQASPGNLARNDLDAGYFQSQPYQMDLPLEAAFEGTLLDRGNDGKTISGALEGTIRLKSIDGEFGPEVRGTFEGTLDGKPIEPLELADPIGIGLPLGGNQRRALECAVIRKEGGQRTDTGHIEGSIPRPFLNWFEMPLSESELDDINKELGKRYEFAVVFTWIAGLLNLLAIWDAFEGPAYGRGDEEEEKPSSDKEPSPATT encoded by the coding sequence ATGGCTGACAGTCAAAATCATATTGAATTAAAAAATCCGGCTGTCGCTGCAGTGCTCGGGTTCCTGATTCCAGGAGCAGGTCACTTTTACCAGGGCCGCACCTTCAAAGGAGCGATTTACTGCTTCTGTATTCTGAGCACGTTCTTCTGCGGAATGGCACTGGGCGACTGGAAAACGGTCTATTATCAGTCCTGGCAGGGGAAGCGGAATCTGGGTTACTTTGCCCAGGTTGGCGTCGGTCTGCCGGCCCTGCCCGCACTGGTACAGAACTCCCGGTTCCATAAACAGGCGTCGCCAGGCAACCTGGCCCGCAACGATCTGGATGCAGGCTATTTTCAGTCGCAGCCTTATCAGATGGATCTGCCACTGGAAGCTGCTTTCGAGGGAACGCTGCTGGATCGAGGCAATGACGGAAAAACCATCAGCGGTGCGCTGGAGGGTACCATCCGGTTGAAATCCATCGATGGTGAGTTCGGACCAGAGGTCAGAGGAACATTTGAAGGCACCCTGGACGGAAAACCGATTGAACCCCTGGAACTGGCGGATCCGATCGGAATCGGGCTGCCTCTGGGAGGAAATCAGCGCAGAGCCCTGGAATGTGCGGTCATCCGCAAAGAGGGGGGACAGCGGACCGACACCGGACACATCGAAGGGAGCATTCCACGACCTTTCCTGAACTGGTTCGAGATGCCCCTCAGTGAAAGTGAGCTGGATGACATCAATAAAGAGCTGGGAAAACGGTATGAGTTTGCCGTCGTGTTTACCTGGATCGCGGGTCTCCTGAATCTGCTGGCGATCTGGGACGCGTTTGAAGGCCCCGCCTACGGCCGGGGAGACGAGGAGGAAGAAAAGCCCTCCTCCGACAAAGAGCCTTCACCTGCGACAACATAA